Within the Eleginops maclovinus isolate JMC-PN-2008 ecotype Puerto Natales chromosome 13, JC_Emac_rtc_rv5, whole genome shotgun sequence genome, the region TGTAGAACACATAGCAAAAGAGATGCAGAAAGAAATAGTTCACAGTATTGTGACGTCTTCAAGCAAGTTGTCTGTTCTCATTGACGAGGCTACATCTATCAGCCACAAATCTGCAATGATTGTCAACTTGAAAGCCTCAGTGGATGGAGCTACTCCTGAATTTTTGTTCCTGGAGCTGGTTGAGCTGGAGAGCCAAAGGGCAAAGGATATAGAAGAAGCTCTGCTGAACTGTTTGGACACTGCAGGCTTCACTGAAGAGTGGCTTCAAAAGAACTGGGTCTCATTTGTTTCTGATGGAGCCAGTGTCATGTTAGGCAAGAACTCTGGTGTGGCAACCAGGCTGACAGCAAGGTACCCTAACCTCTTCACATGGCACTGCATGAACCACCGTTTGGAACTGGCTGTATCTGATGCTGTGGATGAGGTTCAGGCAGTCAACCACTTCAAAGTGTTCCTAGAGAAGATCCACAATCTCTACAGTCAGTCCAATAAAAATTCACGAGAGCTTCTGGAAGCAGCACAAGAAGTGGGCTCGCAAGTCCTGAAAATTGGCAGAGTTTTAAGTACGCGATGGGTGGCCAGCAGTTTCCGTTCTGTAAAGGCTGTGTGGACATCATATGAAGCACTCAATAGACACTTTGAAAATGCTGCAGGCGACCAAACAAgaagcagcacagagagacaaaCTTATAGAGGCCTGGCACGTCGAATGTAAAGCAAGGAATTCCTGTGTGACCTCGGACTCATGTTTGATGCACTGTCTGAACTTGCAAACCTGTCTCAGCAACTCCAGGCCCATTCTGTCATACTCTTGAGAGCAGACCATCTTCTAAAGCGCACCATCAGAGTGCTGGCATCATTCAAAGATACCCAAGGAGAGAAATTAGAGGAGGCACTGACTGCACAAGCTTTGGGACATTTAGGATCTGTTCCCTTGGAGTCAAATGCAAAGCTCACACCAATCAATGCAAAACAATTCCTACAAAGTCTGATCAACAACTTGGAGAAGCGCCTCTCATTTGATGGTGAAATGCTTCATGATCTCAGTGTTCTGGATACAGGCAACTGGCCATCAACCCCTGGCATACGGCATGGTGAGGCACAAGTGAAACGACTCTGCAGGCGGTTCAATCTTGGTGAAGAGCAAGCAGTCAATGGTATGAGAGATTTCCTTGAGCACCCAGACAGTGAGCCTGAAAGCTTAAAGCCACTCATACAATGCATGAAGACCATCCCTTGCAGCACTGCTGAGTGTGAAAGGGGCTTCAGTCTCATGAACAATATATGCACAGACAAGAGATCGACACTGTTGTTGTCAAATATAAGTAATTTGATGATGATCAGCATCAATGGGCCCCCTGTAACACTTTTTGAGCCAAGGAAGTACGTCACAACATGGCTGAGAAGCCATCGCTCTGCCACGCAAGCAAGGAGGCAATGCACACCTCAGATGCCTGAGTACAAACATATCTGGAAAGCTCTGTAGACTACCAGACTGTGTCTAGAAGTGTTCCATCCTTTTTTCAGCGCTTGTGGACTAACACAGTGAACCCAGTATGGACATGTTGAGTGCTTTTTCAACCTTCATTTATTGAGGTGAAGcttatttgttcatttgtttcttgtttGAAGCTAATTTGTCTTGTAGCACTTCAAGGATGTTTGCTTGTTCATTTAAGCTGTTACAGTACATAGTTTGACAATGATTTATGGAAGATAATAGGGCTGAACAAGTTTGAATAAATATCTAATgcattgaaaaatgtgtttaaaatgattattgtgTGATATTTGTGCAGATCTATGCGaaacaaagatttttttaaagtgtagaaTATGATGTGTGGGTCAGGTCTGTAGCATGAccatatttattgtatattactCAAAAATTGCAGTAGGCCATATTGAGGTTTTGATAAAAAATGGCGATTAATTGTTCAACCCTAGAAGATAAGTGGGCTTTTTCCATCATtgttcattcttttatttgttaatgtcaCTGGCAGTtaaaagtcacataaaaatgcTTATAatacattgacatgttgacaCATAACCAGTCTCAAGATGCATACTCTATGCATTAGTGAGTGTGATGGTGTTCATGAGGTGTTGCTTTCGAGACAGGTGTTGCTCCGCGATGCGTCGCTCTAGGATGGATGAGTACAATTATTACAGTATACCCACTACAAAAAAGTAGACTACACCACTGGTCCAGTCCCTGGGTGGGATCCTTCACATGGCCCAACCAGACCATTAGCATTACAATAGGTCCTTGTCATCAACAGTTCTCCCCCGAGTGAGAAGCTGGTGAAGAGCCAACGCTCTActtaaaaagctaaatgtaGAAAACTGCTGTACTGtgtaaaaacaccacaacaagATTCAATAAATTGTCCTGCATATTTAAGCAAACTATTGTAAAGGTAAAAGTATgagca harbors:
- the LOC134875122 gene encoding E3 SUMO-protein ligase KIAA1586-like isoform X1, with translation MKRKQTTIFQCFPKFSPTTTTEEEPGQAAVLKVTENEPGATAKLPDDDTDESSWPALWTESQAREFKNRHPWLEWRDRKLGCALCSATKSTGVLTEQQVSMSEEWVHFKIQSSDSSRSTSLAFRRQETSRAHKIAQELTEKGGQDLVGNLVRAVSETVFAETDSVFRTAYYLAKMNRPFTDHDSLIELQEKNGANMGTSLHSRYSSTKIVEHIAKEMQKEIVHSIVTSSSKLSVLIDEATSISHKSAMIVNLKASVDGATPEFLFLELVELESQRAKDIEEALLNCLDTAGFTEEWLQKNWVSFVSDGASVMLGKNSGVATRLTARYPNLFTWHCMNHRLELAVSDAVDEVQAVNHFKVFLEKIHNLYSQSNKNSRELLEAAQEVGSQVLKIGRVLSTRWVASSFRSVKAVWTSYEALNRHFENAAGDQTRSSTERQTYRGLARRM
- the LOC134875122 gene encoding E3 SUMO-protein ligase KIAA1586-like isoform X2 — protein: MKRKQTTIFQCFPKFSPTTTTEEEPGQAAVLKVTENEPGATAKLPGCALCSATKSTGVLTEQQVSMSEEWVHFKIQSSDSSRSTSLAFRRQETSRAHKIAQELTEKGGQDLVGNLVRAVSETVFAETDSVFRTAYYLAKMNRPFTDHDSLIELQEKNGANMGTSLHSRYSSTKIVEHIAKEMQKEIVHSIVTSSSKLSVLIDEATSISHKSAMIVNLKASVDGATPEFLFLELVELESQRAKDIEEALLNCLDTAGFTEEWLQKNWVSFVSDGASVMLGKNSGVATRLTARYPNLFTWHCMNHRLELAVSDAVDEVQAVNHFKVFLEKIHNLYSQSNKNSRELLEAAQEVGSQVLKIGRVLSTRWVASSFRSVKAVWTSYEALNRHFENAAGDQTRSSTERQTYRGLARRM